One Ostrinia nubilalis chromosome 6, ilOstNubi1.1, whole genome shotgun sequence genomic region harbors:
- the LOC135072623 gene encoding ATP-binding cassette sub-family G member 1, with translation MAPIDFDETGNNNIVPLLPRNTVQLEFRNITCSMNSFSVNKLRFERRDILKGVDGCFRPGELTAIMGPSGAGKTTLLNILAGYLTRGAKGEISVNGICACASKSSGRGGARYIRQQDDLRAHLTVYEAMSLAAALKLADFTSQERKEKVYEILALLGLSGAAQTLCRDLSGGQKRRLAVALELLSDPSLMFLDEPTTGLDSSASASLIALLNSLARGGRTLIATIHQPSALLFEKIDSVYCLAAGRTLYQGSREQLLPALASAGLRCPPYHNPADFLMEVASGEYEVDLVRAAKTMEVFRSDPTATRTYEAHVPTIPALPGPLDITSELKPKHLLVNSKHQQKASKNIYRPSGLLRQTWILLYRNYLMTTRNYSLFMYRVAAHVVIALIFGYLYLGVGSEASTVLGNYVYLYGSMLLVVYTGKMSVTLSFPLEMDILKGEYFNRWYKLGPYIVSILAVELPFQMISCVSYVVLSYWLTDNPLEPTRATLFLATIVATSLCAQAWGYFIGSTTPTKIAVFVGPVVACLFSVFGFCLALSDTPYVFRWLHHISYFRAGFHVAVHSVYGFNRTKIHCSKMYCHYITPSKFLTEMDMAEVDVGGNMALVVSTTVLMHLLTCTVLWFRLNKR, from the exons AACGAAGGGACATCCTAAAAGGTGTCGATGGATGCTTCAGGCCTGGAGAGCTGACCGCGATCATGGGTCCGTCGGGCGCCGGAAAAACCACGCTGCTTAATATTCTGGCCGGCTACTT AACCCGAGGAGCAAAGGGCGAGATCTCAGTGAACGGTATATGCGCTTGCGCGTCCAAATCGTCAGGCCGCGGCGGCGCGCGCTACATTCGGCAACAGGACGACCTGCGCGCGCACCTCACGGTATACGAAGCTATGTCCTTGGCTGCTGCCCTCAAATTGGCCGACTTCACTTCACAGGAAAGGAAAGAAAAG GTCTATGAAATCCTAGCACTGCTGGGCTTAAGCGGAGCGGCACAGACCCTCTGCCGAGACCTCTCTGGAGGACAGAAAAGAAGACTTGCCGTAGCCTTAGAATTACTGTCAGATCCTTCCCTCATGTTCCTTGACGAGCCCACAAC GGGTCTAGATTCTTCAGCGTCTGCTTCTTTGATAGCCTTACTAAACAGCCTTGCCAGAGGTGGCAGGACACTAATAGCGACCATCCACCAACCTTCTGCACTACTATTCGAGAAGATTGACTCGGTCTACTGTTTAGCTGCCGGCAGGACTCTTTACCAAGGATCCAGAGAACAGTTACTACCAGCATTAGCCAGTGCTGGCCTGAGATGTCCTCCTTACCACAATCCAGCTGATTTTC TAATGGAGGTGGCGTCAGGTGAATACGAGGTGGACCTCGTAAGGGCAGCGAAGACCATGGAAGTGTTCAGGTCGGATCCCACGGCCACGAGGACGTATGAGGCTCACGTACCCACCATACCTGCTTTACCAGGACCTTTAG ATATAACCTCGGAGCTAAAACCGAAGCATCTACTAGTGAATTCAAAACACCAACAAAAAGCCTCCAAAAACATTTATAGGCCATCCGGTCTCCTCAGGCAAACGTGGATCCTCTTATATAGAAATTATTTAATGACGACAAgaaattat TCCTTATTCATGTACCGCGTGGCAGCACATGTGGTGATCGCTCTCATCTTCGGCTACCTATACCTGGGCGTGGGAAGCGAAGCCAGCACAGTGCTGGGAAACTATGTATATCTTTATGGGTCTATGCTGCTAGTGGTGTACACTGGGAAGATGTCCGTCACGCTCTCGT TTCCGTTGGAGATGGACATACTAAAAGGGGAATATTTCAATCGATGGTATAAGCTGGGTCCATATATCGTCTCTATTCTAGCCGTGGAATTGCCTTTTCAG ATGATCTCATGCGTATCATACGTGGTGCTTTCGTACTGGCTGACGGACAATCCTCTGGAGCCGACGCGCGCCACGCTGTTCCTGGCCACCATCGTGGCCACCTCGCTGTGCGCGCAGGCCTGGGGCTACTTCATCGGCTCCACCACCCCCACTAAG ATCGCAGTATTCGTGGGCCCAGTGGTCGCGTGTCTGTTCTCCGTGTTCGGATTCTGCCTGGCGCTCTCCGACACGCCCTACGTGTTCCGGTGGCTCCACCACATCTCATACTTCCGAGCTGGCTTCCACGTGGCCGTCCATTCTGTCTACGGCTTCAACAGGACCAAGATTCACTGTTCTAAGA TGTACTGCCACTACATCACGCCCAGCAAGTTCCTGACGGAGATGGACATGGCGGAGGTGGACGTGGGCGGCAACATGGCGCTGGTGGTGTCCACCACGGTGCTCATGCATCTGCTCACCTGCACTGTGCTATGGTTCCGGCTTAACAAGAGATGA